In the Rubripirellula tenax genome, one interval contains:
- a CDS encoding RbsD/FucU family protein, protein MLKTSLIHPGILAALAASGHFSQVLIADGNFPVAGNRGPNASVVHLNLTPGTVDALTVLDVLLTAVPVQAATVMEAPDDFHPPIHKLYRQRLDDAVTWTQMERWAFYDKIASPRTTLMIATGEQRRFANLLLEIGVVKLAVESF, encoded by the coding sequence ATGTTGAAGACTTCGTTGATTCACCCGGGTATCCTTGCTGCGCTGGCCGCGTCCGGCCACTTCTCGCAAGTGCTGATCGCGGACGGCAATTTTCCCGTCGCTGGCAATCGCGGTCCGAATGCGAGCGTCGTTCACCTCAATCTGACGCCTGGCACGGTGGACGCGCTGACGGTGTTGGACGTATTGCTGACTGCGGTGCCAGTACAGGCCGCGACCGTCATGGAGGCACCCGACGATTTTCATCCGCCCATTCACAAGCTGTACCGACAACGACTGGACGATGCCGTGACGTGGACGCAAATGGAGCGTTGGGCGTTCTACGACAAGATCGCATCACCCCGCACAACGCTGATGATTGCCACCGGCGAACAGCGGCGTTTTGCGAATCTGTTACTTGAAATCGGCGTGGTGAAGCTGGCCGTCGAGTCCTTTTAA